From Carettochelys insculpta isolate YL-2023 chromosome 22, ASM3395843v1, whole genome shotgun sequence, one genomic window encodes:
- the ZNF579 gene encoding zinc finger protein 579, which yields METEPPESPPSTASPAPGLPPESLQEEKLPGQPPRQLSHQCDLCQRRVAQAHGLQHHQCRPRGRPALSPAAGEPFPAEAAPGSHQCRVCGKQFKFPYYLARHSLTHSGEKPFQCPLCHKAFRRPAHLAHHQHAHAPQRPCCPAPSELLRQPGAKAGEKQVLLQEDWTLLCLACQEAFATKGELKAHKCFNARGRARPGSTKRHQCSVCQKFFARPWSLLRHHLAHTGEKPFACPDCGMAFRLSSYLKKHCRAHGARAELPFGCPLCHQRFCQAGELASHRRAHGEATPGAEPPPAACKACECSVCGRAFKSRYDLATHFLIHTGELPYPCGQCGKRFRRLSHLKQHQVTHTGARPFQCVLCRKEFKRLADLARHRQVHQGHKPHQCGVCHKFFSRAYSLLRHQRGHRAELLASAQAEPFLSSSCFDSQDHSAFCTLEEEAEDDEGGAAGGSREDS from the coding sequence ATGGAGACCGAGCCACCCGAGTCCCCACCCTCCACCGCCTCCCCTGCACCCGGGCTGCCTCCCGAGTCCCTTCAGGAAGAGAAACTGCCGGGCCAGCCCCCGCGCCAGCTGTCCCACCAGTGCGACCTGTGCCAGCGCCGCGTCGCCCAGGCCCATGGCCTCCAGCATCACCAGTGCCGCCCACGTGGCCGTCCCGCCCTGAGCCCGGCCGCTGGTGAACCATTCCCGGCCGAGGCAGCGCCCGGCTCCCACCAGTGCCGGGTGTGCGGGAAGCAGTTCAAATTCCCCTACTACCTGGCGCGGCACAGCCTGACGCACAGCGGGGAAAAGCCATTCCAGTGCCCCCTGTGCCACAAAGCCTTCCGGCGCCCGGCCCACCTGGCGCACCACCAGCACGCCCACGCCCCCCAGCGCCCCTGCTGCCCGGCACCGTCCGAGCTGCTGCGCCAGCCGGGCGCAAAGGCAGGCGAGaagcaggtgctgctgcaggaggactggACCTTGCTGTGCCTGGCCTGCCAGGAGGCCTTCGCGACCAAGGGCGAGCTCAAGGCCCACAAGTGCTTCAATGCccggggccgggccaggccgggcaGCACCAAGCGGCACCAGTGCAGCGTGTGCCAAAAATTCTTCGCCCGCCCGTGGTCCCTCTTGcgccaccacctggcgcacactgGCGAGAAGCCCTTCGCCTGCCCCGACTGCGGCATGGCCTTCCGCCTCTCCTCCTACCTCAAGAAGCACTGCCGGGCCCACGGGGCCAGGGCGGAGCTGCCCTTTGGCTGCCCGCTGTGCCACCAGCGATTCTGCCAGGCGGGTGAGCTCGCCAGCCACCGGCGGGCGCATGGGGAGGCCACCCCGGGGGCAGAGCCGCCCCCGGCTGCCTGCAAAGCCTGCGAGTGCAGCGTCTGCGGCAGAGCCTTCAAGAGCAGGTACGACCTGGCCACCCACTTCCTCATCCACACGGGCGAGCTGCCCTACCCCTGCGGGCAGTGTGGCAAGCGTTTCCGGCGCCTCTCGCACCTCAAGcagcaccaggtcacccacacgGGCGCCCGGCCCTTCCAGTGCGTGCTCTGCCGGAAGGAGTTCAAGCGGCTGGCCGACCTGGCACGCCACCGCCAGGTGCACCAGGGCCACAAGCCCCACCAGTGCGGCGTCTGCCATAAGTTCTTCTCCCGCGCCTACAGCCTCCTGCGGCACCAGCGCGGCCACCGGGCCGAGCTTCTGGCCAGTGCCCAGGCCGAGCCCTTcctcagcagctcctgcttcGACAGCCAGGACCACTCCGCCTTCTGCACACTCGAGGAGGAGGCGGAGGACGACGAAGGGGGTGCGGCCGGTGGCTCCCGGGAGGACTCATAA